The stretch of DNA CTCGCGCGCCGCGGCAACAACGAAGGCGGCGAGCGCCGCTTTCGACGCCGAATATGCTGCCAGACCGGCGACGGGTGTCTCAGCGACAACACCGCTGAGAGTGACGACGAAGGGCTCTCGGCCATCACGTGCCGAGGCCGCGAGGTAGGGCTCGCTCTGGGTGATGAGCTGGATCGCGCTCATCGTGTTGACCGCGAAGAGTTCTTCCACGGTGGCAGAATCAAGGTCGGATGCGGCGCCGAAGGCGACGACCCCCGACGCGACCACGAGCCCGTCGAGACGCCCGTGCTGCGAATTCGTGGCATCGAGCACCTCTCGAATCACGGAGGGTGCGCGGAGGTCATGCCCCGCAGACTGTGATGACCGGACAACGATGGCGCCGTTGCTCTCCAGCTGAGCGGCGATCCGCGAGCCGAGCCCGCCGGTCGCGCCGACGACCAGAACAACCGCGCCCTGAAGATTCGTCATGGGTCGATCGTAGATGACTTGCGGGCAGGTAGCCCAGCGCCTAGAGACTCAGCACGCTAACCGTTGAAACGGAAATCCAGGGGTTTCGTCCCAGATAACCATCTGGCGGCTATCAATTCCGGCGTTCCTCGGTTGCGATTGTGAGGCTGACGGGTCCAGCCTCGCTCGGGCCGCCGCAGTGCTCGCTGCCACCGACCCGCAGCAACCGACCCGCAGCCACCGACCCGCAGCCAGTCGAGCCAGCAGCGTGGTGAGGCGCAGACGCTCGCTACTCCCTGCCGTCCTCGAGCGGAATGAGCATCGTGCGAAAGGGACCAGCGGTGGCGTGGATCTCCCAGATGCGAGCGGCGACATCGTCGATGCCGTTGGGCAGCTGAAGCTTGGGAATGCCTCCCGGAATGACGAGCTGACGGACGCGGACACCCTCATCCTCGAGCGCTTCGTGAAGCATCTCGCCGTAGGCGCTTTCGGCCGGAAAGGCAAGCGATGTTCCGGCGAAACCGGCGCGTGCCTTCACCGAGGTCCCGCCGTTAATCAGGATGATGCTGCCGTCCCCTGTCTCACGCATTGCCGGCAGCACGGTGCGCACTGCATGGATGAGACCGAGCGCTGAGAACTGCAGCGCTTCCAGTGCCAGCTCGGGAACCAAATCGAGCACCGGCTTCAGGTAGTCGCGCGACGGCAGAGGGCTGTACTGCAGCGTCGTGATCGGACCCAACTCGGCTGCGGCACGCGCGAGCGCGGCCTCGAGCTCAGCCGGTTCTAGCACGTCGGCAGCGTAACCACGGGCGGTCACGCCATCCGCTTCGAGCTCCGCGGCTAGAGCGTCGAGCTTCGGTTGGTCCCTCGAAACCAGGGCGACCGCGAACCCCTCGCGTCCGAACTTACGAGCAACCGCTGCTCCGAGTCCCGGTCCAGCTCCGATGATTGCGATGACGGGCATTGTGAGTTCCTTCAGCGGTGATGACGGCGGGTAGGGTCGCTCGAAAGCCTACCGGGACGCGCTCCAGTCGCCGGCGCGGGCACGGTCATTCGACGACTGCGCGACGCCCCAACGAGCCCTGCAAACGGATCTAGCTCGCCCACGGACCGTGTCTGTAAGAGCTTCGCACGGAGACAGTCAACGCGGTCCTCACCGATCATGTACGCGAACCCGCGATTGGACGCCGCCGCGTTCGTCACGAACTCTACAGCGCGTTGCAGGAGGTCGAGAACTCGCTGGAATTGGCCATTGTGCAAAACTTCCCAGTTAGTCCTGCGTCACTCTCAAGGCGCTACCGCCAGAGGAACGCGAGCCCCGCTCGTTGTCTACAAAGTCGCTATTCGACCTCAGCGTGAATCATGGTCGTTCAGTGAACATCACGTTCGTCACCAGCGGCGGCGCCGAACCCAGTTAGCGCACGGTTGAGTGGATCCGCGGCGCACACCCTGGCAGGGAGGCATCTCCTCAGGCCATTCACGATCGCGCACCTCATCATCGCCGTCGGAATCGAGGTTCCCCTGCCTCGGCTTCCACAGCGAGTCGTGCAGATCGTAAGCGTTGAGAGTGAGCTCGCAATCGCAACAGCAGGCTCCCATGTCAGACAATCGCGTCAGAAGCGAGGAGGCTCGCGGCGCACAACGTTCGCGGTAGCGCAGAACGAATCGATGGCTGTTATCGCACCCAAATTCATCGAGTTGACGAATGACAAAACAGACGAGGCATTCGCCGCCTCGAGGAGCAGACATCGTTTCTGCCGCATCGCGGAGAATCTGCTCGGCTTCTTCAGTAATAGTCTTCGTATCCATATTCACACTGTGCCGCGCACCACCGACACGGAACATCACGTCGAGTGCGGGGAGTCGGATACCACCGAACTCACTGCCCCCACAACGCGAACAACCGACACACGCAGAACCGGCCCCGTCTGCCGAAGCAGACGGGGCCGGTTGAGAAGCGCGAGTGGCTATACGTTGAAGCGGAACTCAACCACGTCGCCATCCTGCATGACGTATTCCTTGCCCTCCATGCGGGCCTTGCCCTTGGCCCGGGCCTCGGCAACCGAACCGGTCTCGATCAGGTCCTCGAACGAGATGATCTCGGCCTTGATGAAGCCCTTCTGGAAGTCGGTGTGAATGACACCGGCAGCCTGCGGCGCGGTGGCACCCTTCGGGATCGTCCAGGCGCGGGTCTCTTTCGGACCGGCGGTCAGGTAGGTCTGCAGGCCGAGGGTATCGAAGCCGATGCGGGCGAGCTGATCGAGACCGCTCTCGGACTGGCCGGTGGAGGCGAGCATCTCGGCAGCATCCTCGTCGTCGAGCTCGGCGAGCTCCGACTCGAGCTTGGCATCGAGGAAGACGGCGTGGGCCGGCGCGACGAGAGCCGACAGGGTTGCGAGCTTCTCGGCATCCTGCAGCACGGCCTCGTCGACGTTGAACACGTAGATGAACGGTTTGACGGTCAGCAGACCGAGTTCCTTGATGGGCTCCAGGTCGATGGTCGAAGCAGATAGCGGCTTACCGGCGTCGAGGAACTCCTGCGCCTTCTTGGCGGTCTCGAGCACGATCGGTTCGGCCTTGCGCCCCTTGACCTCTTTCTCGAAGCGCGCGACGGCCTTCTCGAGGGTCTGCAGGTCGGCGAGGATCAGCTCGGTGTTGATGGTCTCCATGTCACTGGCCGGGTTGACCGCGCCGTCAACGTGCACCACGTCAGGGTCGGCGAATCCCCGGATGACCTGGGCGATTGCATCCGCCTCACGGATGTTCGCTAGGAACTTGTTACCCAAGCCTTCGCCCTCGCTGGCGCCGCGCACGATGCCGGCGATGTCGACGAACGACACCGGGGCGGGCAGCAGACGCTCGCTGCCGAAAACTTCGGCGAGGGCGCCCAGGCGCTTGTCGGGCAGGTTCACCACACCGACGTTCGGCTCGATCGTGGCGAACGGGTAGTTCGCCGCGAGCACGTTGTTCTTGGTGAGAGCGTTGAAGAGGGTGGACTTGCCGACATTGGGCAGACCGACGATTGCAATAGTGAGAGCCACGAGGGTCAATCGTACCGGCTTCGCCGCCCGGAGGTGGCCGGATCGGTAAGAACACTGTCAGCCATGCGTGAGAACATGAAGACGTGCCTTTGAACTTCACCGCCATTGACTTTGAAACCGCCAACTCCTCGAGCGCGTCGGCGTGCTCGGTCGGCCTGGTGAAGGTGCGCGACGGCAAAGTCGTCGACACGGCGAACTGGCTGATCCGGCCGCCGGCCGGCCACGATGCATTCCAGGAATGGAATATTAAGATTCACGGCATCCGTCCTGAAGACGTTGAGAAGGCGCCCACCTGGGCGAAACAGCTGCCGTACTTGGTGGCCTTTGCCGGCGGGGACCACCTCGTCGCCCACAACGCGGGCTTCGACCTCGGCGTGATTTCGAAGGCGACCCAGGTCGTCGGCCTCGAGGTGCCCAACTTCAACTACGTCTGCAGCTTGCAGGTAGCCCGCCGCACCTACCACCTCGACTCCTACCGCCTGCCGGTGGCCGCGATGGCCGCGGGATTCGAAGACTTCGCGCACCACGACGCCCTCGCCGACGCGGAGGCCTGCGCGGCGATCATGATCGACGCGGCCAAGCGGCACTCGGCCTTGAATCTGGAGCAGCTCGCTCACATTACCCGGGTCAAGGTCGGCGCGATCGGGCCGATCGCCACCAAAGAACAGGCCTCGACGCACGGCCCGATGGCGCTGAACTGACCCGCCCGGGTATCTCCGGAAGCGCGTCGCACCCGCCCCACGCACCCGTGCCACGCACCCGCCCCACGCATCCGCGCGCTGAGTACGTATCTGCGCCCGGATCGATCGTGAATTGCCACAATTCGCCCCTCGCCCACGGGTTATGGGGCAATCTGCGGTAACTCGCGGTGCCGCCGCGGCAGCTCTGTCGGTGGCCGCTGCAAGGATAACTTCATGGATCCATTGCTCAGCCTCTTTCTTGGTCTTCTCATCGGCGCGCTCGTTGGAGCGCTCGTGGCCGTCGTCATTCTGCAGCGCCGCGGCGCCGCGCATTCGTTCGTCGACGACCCGGCTGTGATCGAGTCGCGGCATCAGCTTGCCCTCGCCGAACTGCACGCCCGCGAGACCGCCGTCTCCTCGGTGCTGCGTGAAGAACTCGCCTCGGTGCAGGCCACCTCCGATGCGCTGCGCCAGCAGGTGCAGGTTGCCCAGCAGCAGTATCGCGAACTCGCCGAGCGTCAGCGCGCCGAGCAGGAGGCCCGCACCGAGCAGGAGCGCACCGAGAGCAAGGTGCTGCAGGCACTCGCCCCGGTGAGAGAGAGCTTGCACGACATGCAGAAGAAGGTCACCGAGCTTGAGGCGCAGCGCAGCGTGCAGCACGGTGAGCTGAGTCAGCAGCTGCGTTCGGCCACCGAATCGGAGGAACGCCTGCGCAGCACGGCCGAGTCGCTCGCTTCCGCCCTGCGCTCGAACAGCACCCGCGGAGTGTGGGGTGAGACCCAGCTTCGCAGCGTGGTCGAGGCCGCCGGGTTGATCGAGCGGGTCGACTTCGACCTGCAGTCGAGCATCACGTCGGATGCCGGTGCGGGACGCCCCGACATGGTCGTGCACCTGCCCGGGGGCAAGAACATTGCCGTCGATGCGAAGGTTCCGTTCAACGCTTACCTCGAAGCCAGCCAGATTCCGGCTTCGGCGACCGGGCTGGAGGGCGTCAAACGCGCCGAACTCATGAAGGCTCATGTGAAGGCGGTGCGCGACCACATCACCACGCTCGGCAGCAAGGCCTACTGGCAGGGGCTCGATGCCTCCCCCGAACTCGTGATTGCGTTCATCCCGAGCGAGTCGCTGGTGTCGTCAGCATTGGAGGCCGACCCCTCGATCATGGAGTTCGCATTCAGCAAGCGGGTGGCCCTGTCGTCGCCCGTCACTCTCTGGTCGGTGCTGAAGACCGTGGCCTTCAGCTGGCAACAAGACGTACTCACCCACGACGCCCAGGTGTTGTTCGACCTCAGCCGCGAGCTCTATTCGCGCCTGGCGACAACGGCCACGCACATCGAAAAACTCGGCCGCTCCATCGAGCGCACGGTGAAGGACTACAACGGTTTCGTCGGTTCCATGGAACGCCAAGTGCTGCCGACGGCGCGCAAGCTCAACGCGCTCGACGAGTCGAAGGTGCTCGCGCCGCTCGTGGGCATCGAAGACACACCGCGTCTCCTCGTCGCCCCAGAGTTTGTCGACCCGGGCTTTGTCGACCCGGGCTTCGTCGACCCGGGCTTTGTCGACCCAGAGCTCAGCGCTGAGCTCGAGGCCACGCAGGGTGATCTCGACGAGCTCGATCAGCGGATCTCCCACTAATCGAGCCAACCGACACACCACATGATCTCGACGAGCTCGATCAGCAGGTCACCACGTTCCGCTGGTCGAGCCTGTCGAGACCGGGCGATCTGATCTCGACACGCTCGATCAACGGGTCGCTCGATCAACGAGTCGCCCGATCAACGAGTCGCCCGATCAACGAGTCGCCCGATCAACGAGTCTGAGAACGGATCTTCAGGCCGCTACAGCCACTTCGACGCGAGGTGCTCGGCCACGACGCGGCGCACGGTACCGGAGTGCGAACGCAGCACGATGCTCTCGGTGCGAATCATCGGGCCCTTGCGACGCACACCGTCGACGAGTCCGCCATCCGTCACACCGGTCGCCACGAAGAACGTGTTGTTTCCGCTGACCAGATCGTCGATCTCGAGAAGCTTGTTCACGTCGAGTCCGGCCGCCAGCGCGTTAGTCCGCTCGACGTCGCTGCCCGGTGCCAGACGACCCTGCATGAAGCCGCCCAGTGCCTTCAATGCGCAGGCGGTGGTGATTCCCTCGGGGCTGCCACCGATGCCCACGCACATGTCGATGCGTGACTCATAGCGGGCGGCGTTGATGCCGCCGGCGACATCGCCGTCAAGCAGCAGTCGCGTTCCGGCTCCGGCGGAGCGAATCTCGTCGATCAGACCTTCGTGGCGGGGGCGGTCCAGAACCGCGATGCTCAAATCACCGACCGACTTACCGAGGGCCTTGGCGAGTTCACGAATGTTGTCGCCGATCGGCTGATCAAGGCTGACCACGCCGTGACCGGCGCTGCCGGTGACGATCTTGTCCATGTAGAAGACCGAGGATGCGTCGAGCATGGTGCCACGGTCTGAAACCGCGATCACGGAAATCGCGTTCTGGCGTCCGGTCGCGGTCAGGCTCGTTCCGTCAATCGGGTCGACGGCGATGTCACAGGCCGGGCCTCGGCCGTTGCCAACCCGCTCACCGTTGAAGAGCATCGGGGCGTCGTCCTTCTCG from Leifsonia psychrotolerans encodes:
- a CDS encoding SDR family NAD(P)-dependent oxidoreductase gives rise to the protein MTNLQGAVVLVVGATGGLGSRIAAQLESNGAIVVRSSQSAGHDLRAPSVIREVLDATNSQHGRLDGLVVASGVVAFGAASDLDSATVEELFAVNTMSAIQLITQSEPYLAASARDGREPFVVTLSGVVAETPVAGLAAYSASKAALAAFVVAAAREYRRAGIRIVDARPGHTATALSEHPIAGSAPRFGAALDPDLVAARIITAIVEGEKDLPSSAF
- a CDS encoding SDR family NAD(P)-dependent oxidoreductase, with the protein product MPVIAIIGAGPGLGAAVARKFGREGFAVALVSRDQPKLDALAAELEADGVTARGYAADVLEPAELEAALARAAAELGPITTLQYSPLPSRDYLKPVLDLVPELALEALQFSALGLIHAVRTVLPAMRETGDGSIILINGGTSVKARAGFAGTSLAFPAESAYGEMLHEALEDEGVRVRQLVIPGGIPKLQLPNGIDDVAARIWEIHATAGPFRTMLIPLEDGRE
- a CDS encoding DUF2695 domain-containing protein, producing MDTKTITEEAEQILRDAAETMSAPRGGECLVCFVIRQLDEFGCDNSHRFVLRYRERCAPRASSLLTRLSDMGACCCDCELTLNAYDLHDSLWKPRQGNLDSDGDDEVRDREWPEEMPPCQGVRRGSTQPCANWVRRRRW
- the ychF gene encoding redox-regulated ATPase YchF, giving the protein MALTIAIVGLPNVGKSTLFNALTKNNVLAANYPFATIEPNVGVVNLPDKRLGALAEVFGSERLLPAPVSFVDIAGIVRGASEGEGLGNKFLANIREADAIAQVIRGFADPDVVHVDGAVNPASDMETINTELILADLQTLEKAVARFEKEVKGRKAEPIVLETAKKAQEFLDAGKPLSASTIDLEPIKELGLLTVKPFIYVFNVDEAVLQDAEKLATLSALVAPAHAVFLDAKLESELAELDDEDAAEMLASTGQSESGLDQLARIGFDTLGLQTYLTAGPKETRAWTIPKGATAPQAAGVIHTDFQKGFIKAEIISFEDLIETGSVAEARAKGKARMEGKEYVMQDGDVVEFRFNV
- a CDS encoding exonuclease domain-containing protein — translated: MPLNFTAIDFETANSSSASACSVGLVKVRDGKVVDTANWLIRPPAGHDAFQEWNIKIHGIRPEDVEKAPTWAKQLPYLVAFAGGDHLVAHNAGFDLGVISKATQVVGLEVPNFNYVCSLQVARRTYHLDSYRLPVAAMAAGFEDFAHHDALADAEACAAIMIDAAKRHSALNLEQLAHITRVKVGAIGPIATKEQASTHGPMALN
- the rmuC gene encoding DNA recombination protein RmuC; the encoded protein is MDPLLSLFLGLLIGALVGALVAVVILQRRGAAHSFVDDPAVIESRHQLALAELHARETAVSSVLREELASVQATSDALRQQVQVAQQQYRELAERQRAEQEARTEQERTESKVLQALAPVRESLHDMQKKVTELEAQRSVQHGELSQQLRSATESEERLRSTAESLASALRSNSTRGVWGETQLRSVVEAAGLIERVDFDLQSSITSDAGAGRPDMVVHLPGGKNIAVDAKVPFNAYLEASQIPASATGLEGVKRAELMKAHVKAVRDHITTLGSKAYWQGLDASPELVIAFIPSESLVSSALEADPSIMEFAFSKRVALSSPVTLWSVLKTVAFSWQQDVLTHDAQVLFDLSRELYSRLATTATHIEKLGRSIERTVKDYNGFVGSMERQVLPTARKLNALDESKVLAPLVGIEDTPRLLVAPEFVDPGFVDPGFVDPGFVDPELSAELEATQGDLDELDQRISH
- the glpX gene encoding class II fructose-bisphosphatase, translating into MELVRATEAAAIRAVPFIGRGDKNAADGAAVDAMRKFLGTVNFDGVIVIGEGEKDDAPMLFNGERVGNGRGPACDIAVDPIDGTSLTATGRQNAISVIAVSDRGTMLDASSVFYMDKIVTGSAGHGVVSLDQPIGDNIRELAKALGKSVGDLSIAVLDRPRHEGLIDEIRSAGAGTRLLLDGDVAGGINAARYESRIDMCVGIGGSPEGITTACALKALGGFMQGRLAPGSDVERTNALAAGLDVNKLLEIDDLVSGNNTFFVATGVTDGGLVDGVRRKGPMIRTESIVLRSHSGTVRRVVAEHLASKWL